GAAGAAGAGACTAATAGTTGCAAATACAAGTATCATTTCTTCTGCCGAACCTCCTTCCAATATATGTGGCAAGGTGAATAAAGGATAGATAAGAGCTACGATGAATGCATAAATTTTATCTATATATAGCTTGGCTGTAAAATATCCGGCACATATCATAAAAGCCCACATCAGCGCTTCAATGATATACATTCCCAAAAAGGTTGTGCTAGAAATAAGATACGCTATTCCATAAATGAAAAATATTAGCGGTCCCTTATGATCAAATAATTCAGAGTAAATAATTTTTCCATTAAAAATTCCTTTTCCAATTGTAAAATATAGATTTATATCATCCCATTCATTAAAAGGGTATAACGGTGACATTTTAGAACAAAAAAACAGTAAAAGGAAGGAGTAAACGAAAAGTATAATTAGTGTTTTTTTCTCTGAAATTATTTCTTTTCTTATCATTAATTTGAATTATTACTTTGAATCGAAAGTAAAAGTAAAGAATATTATTCAAAAGAATAAATAATTGTATTTATAATAGTTTTGCAAATTAATATAACTTTGTAGTAAATATATGATAATGGATTTATCTTCTGACTTTATTACCCGTACAAAAGCTCTTTTAGGGGAAGAATGGGATGCTTTTGTACAAGCACTAAACAGTGAATCTCCTACGAGTATCAGAATAAATAATCATAAGACCGAGAAACCCTTACTCGATAGAGTTCTGTGGTCTCAATCAGGATATTACCTACCTCAAAGGCCTTCATTTACTTTCGATCCGTTGTTTCATGCCGGATGTTATTATGTACAAGAGGCCTCTTCGATGTTTATAGAACAAGCTTTCAGACAATATGTTGCAGAGGATGATGTGCGTATCCTTGATCTTTGCGCTGCTCCCGGAGGTAAATCGACTCTGATAGCTGATATAATGGGAGAGGGCAGTCTTTTAGTTTCTAATGAGGTAATCCGCACCAGAGCGAATATATTGGCTGAGAATATAACAAAGTGGGGTAATCCTAATACGGTAGTGACTAACAACGATCCGCAACAGATAGGAAAATTACAAGGCTTCTTTGATTTTATCCTGGTAGATGCTCCGTGCTCAGGGGAGGGTATGTTTCGAAAAGATGAGGGTGCAACATTAGAATGGTCGATAGACAATGTCAAGCTCTGTAAAGAACGTCAGCAACGTATTTTGGCGGATATATGGCCTGCTCTCAAAACTAACGGATTGTTACTATACAGTACATGTACATACAATGTGGATGAAAACGAAGACAATGTACAATGGATTTGTGAAGAGCTGGGAGCAGAGGTTTTACCAATCGACATTACAGAAGAGTGGGAGGTAAGCCCCTCTTTAAGAGATGGTTTTCCTGCTTACCGATTCTTTCCTCATAAGATTAAAGGAGAAGGATTCTTCTGTGCTTTACTTAGAAAGACTTCTGACGAAGGTTCTTTAAAGAGGAGGAAGGATAAAGAGAAAATATCAAAAAGTATTATTCCATTTGATTGTAAAGACTATGTAAAAGATAATGAGTCGTTTACATTCTATTCTCAAAAGGATAGATGGTTTTCTTTTCCTTCACACCTGTATAATGAATTAACTCTGATAAAGTCGTATCTGAATGTTATTTCAGAAGGAATTTGCTTAGGAGAGGTTAAAGGAAAGGATTTTATCCCGGATCAGTCTCTAGCATTAAGCACATGTTTCAATGTTGCGAATTTCACTACTTATGATGTGGACTGGAAAACCGCTATAGCTTATCTACGCAAAGAGACACTATTATTACAAGATCAGCCAAAAGGCTATATTTTAATTACCTACAGGAACAAGCCATTGGGGTTTGTAAAGAATATAGGTAATCGTGCTAATAACCTTTATCCACAAGAATGGCGAATACGTTCAGCAAATATTCCTGAGGCTGAGGTGAATGTTATCTAATCAGTTTTTATAAAACCTAGGGTACGACCAATCTTTGCAAATACACGGAATCCGTTGTATATCCATGTTTTAGACTTCATTATGTCGGTTATAAATCCATTCTGATCGAGATAATATAATCTTTTGAGTTTTTCTGTCAGTGAGGGACTAAGAAGCTCATTGCATACTTGCAGCTTCTCTTTGTATATAACTTCTCCTCCTACTTGGGTACTGAATCCTTCCATATTGTAAACAACAATGAATGTATCTACATATTTTACAGGGAGATGGTCTAGTGCAATTCCTTGAAAGAACAACTTCCAGTCGGACATAACTTTAAGATCTTCGCTGTATAGCCCATATTGTTCGAAGTTCGATCTGTGTATAAAGAAGGCCTGATGACATAAGAAACCGGCAAACAAGTCATAGATAGCAAAACACCAATCACGACCTTTGTACGATTTATCTGCCTCTAACTTTCCTCCAACTTCCATATAAAAATTTCCGCAGATAAAAGGTTCGTGGGGATCATCATTGAATATATCATGAAGGACATTCTCATTGTATAATGCATCGCCAGAATTGAGAAAATATAGATATTCGCCTTTAGCCTGTCGGATACCCTTATTCATAGCATTGTAAATACCACTATCTTTTTCACTTACCCAGTAGCTGATCTTGCTTTTATATTGATCTATTATATCGATACTGCCATCTGTAGACTGACCGTCAATAATGATAAATTCAAAGTTGGAGAAAGACTGTGAAATAACACTCTTTACGGTTTTTTCAAGACCCGCTTTATCATTCAAATTGACAGTTATAATTGATAGTTTCATATTTTACTTTCGCCTCGATTTTATTAAGAAAGGATTTAAGAATACAAGCTTCTGATAAAGTGATAAGACTGTGGCCGCTTTACGCAGGCTATAGCCCTTAGCGTAATATATTTGTATTTTGTACATCCTTTTTATCCGCTCAATGATTGTTCTCTTATAGCTACCGTTTGTATATGTATTAAACTCATGCAATAAATAAACCATCCAGGCTGTTTGATTTAGAGGCTTTAGAGTAGAAGATATTCCTCCGAGATGTTGCCTATAGACCGCCATATAATCAGGGAGAAATTTTATCTTACCCGATAGTGACACAATCAGTTGAAGAGCGTAATCTCCATTTTTTACAGTATAATACCATTCAGGTGTTTTATGTGCATCTTTACGAAAAATGATAGAGGCAGTAAGTAACCCCCAATCTTTTTGAATAATGTCTGTTGTAGTCAATACATCCCGCTCCATCTCTATATTTTCATCCAAATGTCCGCACATCAGAGTATGTACCTTATGAGAGCACATAGCAAAGTCGGGATTAGCCTCCATAAAATCAACTTGCTTCTGAAGTTTATAAGGGTCAGTCCAAAAATCATCGCCATCACACAGCGCTATATATTTTCCACGCCCGCTATTAATATTATTTATCCAGTTGAG
The Dysgonomonas mossii genome window above contains:
- a CDS encoding methyltransferase RsmF C-terminal domain-like protein, whose amino-acid sequence is MDLSSDFITRTKALLGEEWDAFVQALNSESPTSIRINNHKTEKPLLDRVLWSQSGYYLPQRPSFTFDPLFHAGCYYVQEASSMFIEQAFRQYVAEDDVRILDLCAAPGGKSTLIADIMGEGSLLVSNEVIRTRANILAENITKWGNPNTVVTNNDPQQIGKLQGFFDFILVDAPCSGEGMFRKDEGATLEWSIDNVKLCKERQQRILADIWPALKTNGLLLYSTCTYNVDENEDNVQWICEELGAEVLPIDITEEWEVSPSLRDGFPAYRFFPHKIKGEGFFCALLRKTSDEGSLKRRKDKEKISKSIIPFDCKDYVKDNESFTFYSQKDRWFSFPSHLYNELTLIKSYLNVISEGICLGEVKGKDFIPDQSLALSTCFNVANFTTYDVDWKTAIAYLRKETLLLQDQPKGYILITYRNKPLGFVKNIGNRANNLYPQEWRIRSANIPEAEVNVI
- a CDS encoding glycosyltransferase family 2 protein, which produces MKLSIITVNLNDKAGLEKTVKSVISQSFSNFEFIIIDGQSTDGSIDIIDQYKSKISYWVSEKDSGIYNAMNKGIRQAKGEYLYFLNSGDALYNENVLHDIFNDDPHEPFICGNFYMEVGGKLEADKSYKGRDWCFAIYDLFAGFLCHQAFFIHRSNFEQYGLYSEDLKVMSDWKLFFQGIALDHLPVKYVDTFIVVYNMEGFSTQVGGEVIYKEKLQVCNELLSPSLTEKLKRLYYLDQNGFITDIMKSKTWIYNGFRVFAKIGRTLGFIKTD
- a CDS encoding glycosyltransferase; this translates as MINKEHNIIVSVSMITYNHEKFIAEAIEGVVMQKTNFQFELVIGEDCSTDNTRAICIEYQKKYPDIIRLRLPETNQGMMLNWINNINSGRGKYIALCDGDDFWTDPYKLQKQVDFMEANPDFAMCSHKVHTLMCGHLDENIEMERDVLTTTDIIQKDWGLLTASIIFRKDAHKTPEWYYTVKNGDYALQLIVSLSGKIKFLPDYMAVYRQHLGGISSTLKPLNQTAWMVYLLHEFNTYTNGSYKRTIIERIKRMYKIQIYYAKGYSLRKAATVLSLYQKLVFLNPFLIKSRRK